GCCAGGGCGGCCTGGGCTTCGTGATACTCGGCCTGCGCTGCCAGGAGCTCGGCTTGGGCCCGCCTTTCCGCCGCCTCGTAATCCGCCGCCTCGAGGCGCGCGATGATGGTGCCTTCGGGCACGAAATCACCTTCTTCGTACTCCAGCGTGGCCAGGCGGCCTGGCACCTTGGACGAAACCGATGCCTTGGTTCGCGCGACCACGTAGCCGTTGGCCGTGAGGCCGCCACCCCCGCCCGCGCCACCGCCGCGAATCGCGGCCACGGCGGTACGAACCTC
The DNA window shown above is from Longimicrobiaceae bacterium and carries:
- a CDS encoding biotin/lipoyl-binding protein, with amino-acid sequence MVDSAELSRLRIFRDHPDAAPSEPGKRRLIVAGAVALLVILAASAVWAFRSPAIEVRTAVAAIRGGGAGGGGGLTANGYVVARTKASVSSKVPGRLATLEYEEGDFVPEGTIIARLEAADYEAAERRAQAELLAAQAEYHEAQAALA